Proteins encoded together in one Olsenella timonensis window:
- a CDS encoding PadR family transcriptional regulator encodes MATRDAESDLIRGNIDAIVLSALSTGDSYGYEILKDVAHTSGGAYEMKEPSLYTSLKRLEGQGLVESYWGSETQGARRKYYHITDDGRGELGEATARWVRARTIIDRLLRQEGTAHERQK; translated from the coding sequence ATGGCAACGAGAGACGCAGAGAGCGACCTCATCCGAGGCAACATCGACGCCATCGTGCTGAGCGCGCTCTCGACCGGCGACTCCTACGGGTATGAGATCCTGAAGGACGTCGCGCACACGAGCGGGGGGGCCTACGAGATGAAGGAGCCCTCGCTGTACACGAGCCTCAAGCGCCTGGAGGGGCAGGGGCTCGTGGAGAGCTACTGGGGCAGCGAGACCCAGGGGGCGCGCCGCAAGTACTACCACATCACCGACGACGGGCGCGGCGAGCTCGGCGAGGCGACCGCGCGCTGGGTCCGTGCCCGCACCATCATCGACCGACTTCTCAGGCAGGAGGGAACAGCACATGAGCGGCAGAAGTGA
- the murI gene encoding glutamate racemase — MGKKSDGFVGVFDSGVGGISVLRALVAELPHEDFRFFGDSANAPYGEKTEEQVLELSRGIVEDLLADGAKAIVIACNTATSVAAAALRSAYADVPIVGIEPALKPAARALPHGRVLVMATEVTLRLEKYHELVRAWGGECDVVPVPCPGLAARIERGDLDSSDLRELIEGYVGAYAGEVDGVVLGCTHYPFVRRLIADALGPGVRFFDGGAGTARQLRVRLTDAGLLAVRERPGRVEFASSLDTPEELALYERFFSFSC; from the coding sequence GTGGGCAAGAAGAGCGACGGTTTTGTGGGGGTCTTCGACTCGGGCGTGGGCGGCATCAGCGTGCTGCGCGCGCTCGTCGCCGAGCTTCCGCACGAGGACTTCCGCTTCTTCGGCGACTCCGCCAACGCCCCGTACGGCGAGAAGACCGAGGAGCAGGTGCTCGAGCTCTCGCGCGGCATCGTCGAGGACCTGCTGGCCGACGGCGCCAAGGCCATCGTCATCGCCTGCAACACGGCAACTTCCGTCGCCGCCGCCGCGCTGCGCTCCGCCTATGCGGACGTCCCCATCGTCGGAATCGAGCCCGCGCTCAAGCCGGCCGCCCGCGCGCTGCCGCACGGGCGCGTGCTCGTGATGGCGACCGAGGTCACCCTGCGGCTCGAGAAGTACCACGAGCTCGTGCGCGCGTGGGGAGGCGAATGTGACGTCGTGCCAGTGCCCTGCCCCGGCCTCGCGGCGCGCATCGAGCGCGGAGACCTCGACTCGTCCGACCTCCGGGAGCTGATCGAGGGCTACGTTGGCGCGTATGCGGGCGAGGTGGACGGCGTGGTGCTCGGCTGCACGCACTACCCCTTCGTCCGTCGCCTGATCGCGGACGCACTCGGCCCTGGCGTCCGGTTCTTCGACGGCGGCGCCGGCACCGCGCGGCAGCTCAGGGTCCGTCTCACGGACGCGGGCCTGCTCGCCGTGCGCGAGCGTCCCGGGCGCGTCGAGTTTGCCTCGAGCCTGGACACCCCCGAGGAGCTGGCCCTCTATGAGAGGTTCTTCTCGTTTTCGTGCTAG
- a CDS encoding DegV family protein: MSDYVLSCCSTADVTREWLESRDIKYLHFNYYLNGETCKDDFGVTNSPADLYAKMLAGADAKTSQVSAGDYAEHFERFLSAGRDVLHVTLSSGISSTYNSACIARDQLAEKYPDRKVVVVDSLAASSGYGLLMDRLAELRDAGMSLDELGAWAEEHKSEVQHWFFSSDLTFFVRGGRISKAAGLVGGMLKICPVMDVEPDGSLGVKEKIRTKAKAINRVVEKMEELAEGGLDYSGKVFISQSECEDDAREVADRIEATFPRMSGKVEIFPIGATIGVHTGPGTVATFFWGKKRV; encoded by the coding sequence ATGTCCGACTACGTTCTCAGCTGCTGCTCGACCGCCGACGTCACGCGCGAGTGGCTCGAGTCCCGTGACATCAAGTACCTGCACTTCAACTACTACCTGAACGGGGAGACCTGCAAGGACGACTTTGGCGTCACCAACTCCCCCGCCGACCTCTACGCCAAGATGCTCGCCGGAGCCGACGCAAAGACCTCGCAGGTGAGTGCCGGCGACTACGCGGAGCACTTCGAGAGGTTCCTCTCCGCCGGCAGGGACGTGCTGCACGTGACGCTCTCCTCGGGCATCTCCAGCACCTACAACTCCGCGTGCATCGCCCGCGACCAGCTGGCCGAGAAGTACCCCGACCGCAAGGTCGTCGTCGTGGACTCGCTCGCCGCGTCCTCGGGCTACGGACTGCTCATGGACAGGCTCGCCGAGCTGCGCGACGCCGGCATGAGCCTCGACGAGCTCGGCGCCTGGGCGGAGGAGCACAAGAGTGAGGTCCAGCACTGGTTCTTCTCGTCCGACCTCACGTTCTTCGTCCGCGGCGGGCGCATCTCCAAGGCCGCGGGGCTCGTCGGCGGCATGCTCAAGATCTGCCCCGTCATGGACGTGGAGCCCGACGGGTCGCTCGGCGTGAAGGAGAAGATCCGCACCAAGGCCAAGGCGATCAACCGCGTGGTGGAGAAGATGGAAGAGCTCGCCGAGGGTGGCCTCGACTACTCCGGCAAGGTCTTCATCTCCCAGTCGGAGTGCGAGGACGACGCCCGCGAGGTGGCGGACCGCATCGAGGCCACATTCCCCAGGATGAGCGGCAAGGTCGAGATCTTCCCCATCGGCGCCACCATCGGCGTTCACACCGGTCCCGGCACCGTGGCGACGTTCTTCTGGGGGAAGAAGCGCGTCTAG
- a CDS encoding PspA/IM30 family protein, whose product MGILDRFATIVKANINELLDKAEDPAKMVDQYLVDLTESLAEVKRETAGVMAEEARTRRAVDRNAEESARMEGLARKALAVGNEDDARVFLGKKQKLDATGAELSKAAEAAHANAEKMRQMHDKLVSDIEDLKARREAIKAKAAVARTQEMVGGYTSGSDKAESAIEAFNRMEAKVDRDLDAANAMAELNEEPVDEAAALEAKYADAADDAAVDDALARLKADMGL is encoded by the coding sequence ATGGGTATTCTGGACCGCTTTGCCACGATCGTGAAGGCCAACATCAACGAGCTGCTCGACAAGGCAGAGGACCCGGCCAAGATGGTCGACCAGTACCTCGTGGACCTCACCGAGTCGCTCGCCGAGGTCAAGAGGGAGACCGCCGGCGTCATGGCGGAGGAGGCGCGCACCAGGCGTGCCGTGGACAGAAACGCCGAGGAGTCGGCGCGCATGGAGGGCCTCGCCCGCAAGGCGCTCGCCGTCGGCAACGAGGACGACGCCCGCGTCTTCCTGGGCAAGAAGCAGAAGCTCGACGCCACGGGCGCAGAGCTCTCAAAGGCCGCCGAGGCCGCCCATGCCAACGCCGAGAAGATGCGTCAGATGCACGACAAGCTCGTGAGCGACATCGAGGACCTCAAGGCGCGTCGCGAGGCGATCAAGGCAAAGGCCGCCGTCGCCCGCACACAGGAGATGGTGGGTGGCTATACCTCCGGCTCCGACAAGGCCGAGAGCGCCATCGAGGCGTTCAACCGCATGGAGGCCAAGGTGGACCGCGACCTGGACGCCGCCAACGCGATGGCCGAGCTGAACGAGGAGCCTGTCGACGAGGCCGCTGCCCTCGAGGCCAAGTACGCCGACGCCGCGGATGACGCCGCGGTGGACGACGCGCTCGCCAGGCTCAAGGCGGACATGGGGCTCTAG
- a CDS encoding MFS transporter — MGFLGSLRSLSPMARRLVAMRFFVYLGVQCCYFIGVVGTLTYAMDGGVGENVLGIGILNLCMIAGSFVGGPLLDRIGPRSYFMFVVAGLVTSALAFQVLATTFWGVMAGAALFGVAWGFGDMIAKAFPSYLTDAPAELKNINSVIFTVSNVAVVVGPVAGGALAAAMSTRAVFLLLAACALVSLLPALGFRALREPRRSEPRGKGAGSSALSSGFAAVSSTPALALLFWSCFVSFFGYGAFDPLESLYYRDVLRVNVSWMGWLSAAAGLGGIVGSLLVLRIPTRHVTIRTLLAVLASEGLFCLVYVGTAEPAVACLGQALLGVAFGALMPLLTTLTQIHSPLEVLGSVNAVMSFGNNIAGAVPLVCAPVLARMLGVQGTLLAASSLVFAMPLVVSVVRRRQVADLVSEERALAERGTTAEGDDSPGA, encoded by the coding sequence GTGGGGTTTCTCGGCAGCCTGAGGTCGCTCTCGCCCATGGCGCGGCGTCTCGTCGCCATGCGCTTCTTTGTCTACCTGGGCGTCCAATGCTGCTACTTCATTGGCGTGGTGGGCACGCTCACCTATGCCATGGACGGCGGCGTGGGGGAGAACGTGCTGGGCATCGGCATCCTCAACCTCTGCATGATCGCCGGCTCGTTCGTGGGCGGGCCCCTGCTCGACCGCATCGGCCCCAGGTCCTACTTTATGTTCGTCGTGGCGGGACTCGTGACCTCGGCACTTGCGTTCCAGGTGCTTGCCACCACGTTCTGGGGCGTCATGGCCGGGGCGGCGCTGTTTGGGGTCGCCTGGGGCTTTGGCGACATGATCGCCAAGGCGTTCCCCTCCTACCTCACGGACGCCCCCGCCGAGCTCAAGAACATCAACTCCGTCATCTTCACGGTCTCCAACGTCGCCGTCGTCGTGGGACCCGTGGCAGGCGGGGCACTTGCCGCCGCGATGTCGACACGAGCGGTCTTTCTTCTGCTGGCGGCCTGCGCGCTGGTCTCGCTTCTGCCGGCGCTGGGGTTTCGCGCGCTGCGCGAGCCCCGGCGCAGCGAGCCGCGCGGCAAGGGGGCCGGCAGCTCGGCTCTCTCGTCGGGCTTTGCCGCCGTCTCCTCGACACCCGCGCTCGCGCTGCTGTTCTGGAGCTGCTTCGTCTCGTTCTTTGGCTACGGGGCCTTCGACCCGCTCGAGTCCCTCTACTACCGAGACGTCCTGCGCGTGAACGTGAGCTGGATGGGCTGGCTCTCGGCGGCGGCGGGGCTGGGCGGCATCGTGGGGTCGCTGCTGGTTCTGCGCATTCCAACGCGCCACGTCACCATACGGACGCTGCTCGCCGTGCTCGCCTCCGAGGGCCTGTTCTGCCTCGTCTACGTGGGCACGGCCGAGCCGGCGGTGGCGTGCCTGGGGCAGGCCCTCCTGGGCGTGGCCTTTGGCGCCCTCATGCCGCTGCTCACCACGCTCACGCAGATTCACTCACCGCTCGAGGTGCTGGGCAGCGTCAACGCGGTCATGAGCTTCGGCAACAACATTGCCGGCGCGGTGCCCCTGGTGTGCGCCCCCGTCCTCGCGCGGATGCTTGGCGTCCAGGGCACCCTGCTCGCCGCCAGCTCGCTCGTGTTTGCCATGCCGCTCGTGGTGAGCGTGGTGCGCAGGCGCCAGGTCGCCGACCTCGTGAGCGAGGAGCGCGCCCTTGCAGAGAGGGGCACAACAGCCGAGGGAGACGACTCTCCGGGCGCATAG
- a CDS encoding DUF1893 domain-containing protein, which yields MAATDLDLARALLIANKDATLVAVRDDEVITVTERGIKPLLAWVREGRDLTGFSVADKVVGKAPALLYAVLGPDAVFSPVMSWTGRAVLLAAGIATSYDALVPHIQNRAKDGQCPMDATVEDVWEPYEAVRVLAERARTLFASPQLA from the coding sequence ATGGCCGCCACAGACCTCGACCTCGCCCGTGCCCTGCTGATCGCGAACAAGGACGCCACGCTCGTCGCCGTCCGCGACGACGAGGTCATCACCGTGACCGAGCGCGGCATCAAGCCGCTCCTGGCGTGGGTGCGCGAGGGTCGCGACCTCACGGGCTTCTCGGTGGCCGACAAGGTCGTGGGCAAGGCGCCCGCCCTGCTCTACGCCGTGCTCGGCCCCGATGCCGTCTTCTCCCCCGTCATGTCCTGGACCGGCCGCGCCGTCCTTCTCGCCGCGGGGATCGCCACGAGCTACGACGCGCTCGTGCCCCACATCCAGAACCGCGCCAAGGACGGCCAGTGCCCCATGGACGCCACGGTCGAGGACGTCTGGGAGCCCTACGAAGCCGTGCGCGTGCTCGCCGAGCGCGCTCGCACCCTCTTCGCCTCGCCCCAGCTCGCCTAG
- a CDS encoding GGGtGRT protein produces the protein MAVSFEGYERRIDKINKVLAENGISSLEEAEQICLDKGVNPREIVEGVQSIAFENAKWAYVCGCAIAIKKGAKSASEAAAMIGEGLQAFCVPGSVAEDRKVGKGHGDLGAMLLGDDTECFAFLAGHESFAAAEGAIGIALNANKARKKPLRVILNGLGKDAAQIIARINGFTYVKTQFDYFTGELNIVEKIPYSDGPRAEVNCYGADDVREGVAIMWHENVDISITGNSTNPTRFQHPVAGTYFKERVLAGKKYFSVASGGGTGRTLHPDNMAAGPASYGMTDTMGRMHSSAQFAGSSSVPAHVDMMGLIGMGNNPMVGATVACAVAVNAALNE, from the coding sequence ATGGCAGTTTCGTTTGAGGGCTATGAGCGCCGCATCGACAAGATCAACAAGGTGCTCGCTGAGAACGGCATCTCCTCCCTCGAGGAGGCCGAGCAGATCTGCCTCGACAAGGGCGTGAACCCGCGCGAGATCGTCGAGGGCGTCCAGTCCATCGCGTTCGAGAACGCCAAGTGGGCCTACGTCTGCGGCTGCGCGATCGCCATCAAGAAGGGCGCCAAGAGCGCCTCTGAGGCCGCCGCCATGATCGGCGAGGGCCTCCAGGCCTTCTGCGTCCCCGGCTCCGTCGCCGAGGACCGCAAGGTCGGCAAGGGCCACGGCGACCTCGGCGCCATGCTCCTCGGTGACGACACCGAGTGCTTTGCGTTCCTGGCCGGCCACGAGTCCTTCGCGGCCGCCGAGGGCGCCATCGGCATCGCGCTCAACGCCAACAAGGCCCGCAAGAAGCCGCTGCGCGTCATCCTGAACGGCCTCGGCAAGGACGCCGCCCAGATCATCGCCCGCATCAACGGCTTCACCTACGTGAAGACCCAGTTCGACTACTTCACCGGCGAGCTCAACATCGTCGAGAAGATCCCGTACTCCGACGGCCCGCGCGCCGAGGTCAACTGCTACGGTGCCGACGACGTCCGCGAGGGCGTCGCCATCATGTGGCACGAGAACGTGGACATCTCCATCACCGGCAACTCCACCAACCCGACGCGCTTCCAGCACCCGGTCGCCGGCACCTACTTCAAGGAGCGCGTGCTCGCCGGCAAGAAGTACTTCTCCGTCGCCTCCGGCGGCGGCACCGGCCGCACCCTGCACCCGGACAACATGGCCGCCGGCCCCGCCTCCTACGGCATGACCGACACCATGGGCCGCATGCACTCCAGCGCCCAGTTCGCCGGCTCCTCCTCGGTGCCCGCGCACGTCGACATGATGGGCCTCATCGGCATGGGCAACAACCCCATGGTCGGTGCGACCGTCGCCTGCGCCGTCGCCGTCAACGCCGCTCTCAACGAGTAG
- a CDS encoding iron-sulfur cluster assembly scaffold protein: MQYSAEVENMCPVAKGAYHGPAPIPEEGKWVQAKEIKDISGLTHGVGWCAPQQGACKLTLNVKEGVIEECLVETLGCSGMTHSAAMASEILPGKTILEALNTDLVCDAINVAMRELFLQIVYGRSQTAFSEDGLPVGASLDDLGKGLRTQVGTMFGTKAKGARYLELAQGYVTRMALNENNEIVAFEFLNLGKFTEALKAGKTPEDAIAGAMGHYGQWENAAKYIDPRTDEETHTVANVFPVHE; the protein is encoded by the coding sequence ATGCAGTATTCCGCAGAAGTCGAGAATATGTGCCCCGTTGCCAAGGGCGCATATCACGGCCCCGCGCCCATCCCCGAGGAGGGCAAGTGGGTCCAGGCCAAGGAGATCAAGGACATCTCCGGCCTCACGCACGGCGTGGGCTGGTGCGCGCCCCAGCAGGGTGCCTGCAAGCTCACCCTCAACGTCAAGGAGGGCGTCATCGAGGAGTGCCTCGTCGAGACCCTCGGCTGCTCCGGCATGACCCACTCGGCGGCCATGGCCTCCGAGATCCTCCCGGGCAAGACCATCCTCGAGGCCCTCAACACCGACCTCGTCTGCGACGCCATCAACGTCGCCATGCGCGAGCTGTTCCTCCAGATCGTCTACGGCCGCTCCCAGACCGCCTTCTCCGAGGACGGCCTGCCCGTCGGCGCCTCCCTCGACGACCTCGGCAAGGGCCTGCGCACCCAGGTCGGCACCATGTTCGGCACCAAGGCCAAGGGCGCCCGCTACCTCGAGCTCGCCCAGGGCTACGTCACCCGCATGGCGCTCAACGAGAACAACGAGATCGTCGCCTTCGAGTTCCTCAACCTCGGCAAGTTCACCGAGGCCCTCAAGGCCGGCAAGACCCCCGAGGACGCCATCGCGGGCGCCATGGGGCACTACGGGCAGTGGGAGAACGCCGCCAAGTACATCGACCCCAGGACGGACGAGGAGACCCACACGGTCGCCAACGTCTTCCCCGTGCACGAGTAG
- a CDS encoding DMT family transporter: MSAEKNIAGRGGGRGVPTWAWKLSLAACAAIWGGSFVVMKDTLDAIPPAWLMGIRFAASALIVGALFWRRMRDSLDGSHLAMGAILGLASGAAFVVQNIGLDDTTPGRNAFLTATYCVMTPFINWVVTRQRPGGNNVAAALLAIVGVGLVALGDDLSLAMSGGDWMTLVAAVLFAVHIVLVARFSSAHDVMTLTVVQLAVSALVAFGTALVLEEPPAPAVFASADTWLSLGYLVLLSSCVCMVFQNLGQAHVPPAQASLLLSLESVFAVVASVLFYHEVVTPRIATGFATIFVAVLVSELGVRLRRGDG, translated from the coding sequence ATGAGTGCCGAGAAGAACATCGCGGGCCGCGGCGGCGGCCGGGGCGTCCCCACGTGGGCGTGGAAGCTCTCGCTGGCGGCGTGCGCCGCCATCTGGGGAGGCTCGTTCGTCGTCATGAAGGACACGCTCGACGCCATTCCGCCGGCATGGCTCATGGGCATCCGCTTCGCCGCCTCCGCCCTCATCGTGGGCGCCCTCTTCTGGCGGCGCATGCGCGACAGCCTCGACGGCAGCCACCTTGCCATGGGCGCGATCCTGGGCCTCGCGTCGGGCGCGGCCTTCGTGGTCCAGAACATCGGCCTCGACGACACCACGCCCGGGCGCAACGCCTTCCTCACCGCCACCTACTGCGTCATGACGCCGTTCATCAACTGGGTCGTCACGAGGCAGCGCCCGGGGGGCAACAACGTCGCCGCCGCCCTGCTCGCCATCGTGGGCGTGGGGCTGGTGGCCCTGGGCGACGACCTCTCGCTCGCCATGAGCGGGGGAGACTGGATGACGCTCGTGGCCGCGGTGCTCTTTGCCGTGCACATCGTCCTCGTGGCGCGCTTCTCGTCGGCGCACGACGTGATGACGCTCACGGTGGTGCAGCTCGCGGTCAGCGCCCTCGTGGCGTTCGGGACGGCTCTCGTGCTGGAGGAGCCGCCCGCCCCCGCGGTCTTCGCCTCGGCAGACACGTGGCTCTCCCTGGGGTATCTCGTGCTGCTCTCCTCGTGCGTGTGCATGGTGTTCCAGAACCTCGGGCAGGCGCACGTGCCTCCCGCCCAGGCGTCGCTCCTGCTCTCGCTGGAGAGCGTGTTCGCGGTGGTCGCGAGCGTGCTCTTCTACCACGAGGTCGTGACGCCGAGAATCGCGACGGGGTTCGCGACGATCTTCGTCGCCGTGCTCGTGAGCGAGCTCGGCGTGCGTCTGCGGCGCGGCGACGGGTGA
- the nudC gene encoding NAD(+) diphosphatase encodes MIQEFGAEHAYDNHFEPLEPTERDYLLHFSPSGCLARVGRAGSGEVFELPRLADYPRRPGRATYLFSLGEERFFLALDDCAGVPAGFAYESVSWLRHAEPQHLLFAAATASQLDRWYRDNRFCGRCGAPTELAPSSREIVCPECAKITYPKICPGVICAVARLADDPADDAIVLTRYAGRTTALWALVAGFTEIGEPLEDTVRREVMEEVGLRVRNLRFYKSQPWSFTDTLMVGFWCEVDGDAQITVDRSELREARWFTRAEIPLERTGDRASMTGEMIERFRVMGRGAWA; translated from the coding sequence ATGATCCAGGAGTTCGGCGCGGAGCACGCCTATGACAACCACTTCGAGCCCCTCGAGCCGACCGAGCGGGACTACCTGCTGCACTTCTCGCCGTCGGGATGCCTCGCGCGCGTGGGTCGCGCGGGCTCCGGCGAGGTCTTCGAGCTGCCGCGCCTCGCGGACTACCCGCGTCGGCCGGGCCGGGCGACCTACCTGTTCTCGCTCGGGGAGGAGCGCTTCTTCCTGGCGCTCGACGACTGCGCGGGCGTTCCGGCGGGCTTTGCCTACGAGTCGGTGAGCTGGCTGCGCCACGCCGAGCCGCAGCATCTCCTCTTTGCCGCGGCGACTGCCTCGCAGCTCGACCGCTGGTATCGCGACAACCGGTTCTGCGGGCGCTGCGGCGCGCCCACCGAGCTGGCGCCGAGCAGCCGCGAGATCGTGTGCCCCGAGTGCGCCAAGATCACCTACCCCAAGATCTGCCCGGGCGTCATCTGCGCCGTGGCCCGGCTCGCCGACGATCCCGCCGACGACGCGATTGTGCTCACGCGCTACGCGGGGCGGACGACGGCGCTCTGGGCGCTGGTCGCCGGCTTCACCGAGATAGGGGAGCCGCTCGAGGACACGGTGCGACGCGAGGTGATGGAGGAGGTCGGCCTGCGCGTCAGGAACCTGCGCTTCTACAAGAGCCAGCCGTGGAGCTTCACCGACACGCTCATGGTCGGCTTCTGGTGCGAGGTCGACGGCGACGCGCAGATCACGGTCGACCGCTCCGAGCTCAGGGAGGCGCGATGGTTCACGCGCGCCGAGATCCCCCTCGAGCGGACGGGCGACCGCGCCTCCATGACGGGGGAGATGATCGAGCGCTTCCGCGTGATGGGGCGCGGGGCCTGGGCGTAG
- a CDS encoding helix-turn-helix transcriptional regulator, producing MPIVMRLDRVMAERKISSTDLAKRVGTSTVNLSNIKNGHIRGMRFSTLEALCQVLRCKPGDIIDYVTPEELADERALGEVGE from the coding sequence GTGCCCATAGTCATGCGTCTCGACCGGGTCATGGCCGAGAGGAAGATTTCCTCGACCGACCTCGCCAAGCGGGTGGGTACCTCGACGGTCAATCTGTCAAACATCAAGAACGGCCACATCCGCGGGATGCGGTTCTCCACCCTCGAGGCTCTGTGCCAGGTCCTCCGATGCAAGCCGGGCGACATCATCGACTACGTGACCCCCGAGGAGCTCGCCGACGAGCGGGCCCTCGGGGAGGTCGGCGAGTAG
- a CDS encoding radical SAM/SPASM domain-containing protein has protein sequence MRLSSDAVLIELGGVPMAGNPETGALVGLTEEGAALCRELSERDVSPAEIAPGCRELVDALGRNGLLEGTPGQRRGLDSAYLHVTQRCNLACRHCYSEGDDRNRAADPSLAQLRRAVALLASLGCARLVISGGEPFLRGDLADVASFARDRGVGEVVVLTNGLLVDEKGIDPLVGLVSCVAVAFDGASADAPAPLRGTQRFGRLVRAVETIRDAGIEARILPTLHAGNLDEVPRYRRLADELGASLSFSLLTAPADELGDLRLSDEQLHELGRRPPSDGAPCGLAGLSARRSCGAGTRTLSVAADGTIYPCHMLHDRSLALGSAFSDPPRAPVPPEPRVDDVDGCAGCRVRYLCGGGCRARALMATGSLFGRDPYCELSRSHYEELGEQLARRFGTRGGDGHAV, from the coding sequence ATGCGTCTCTCGTCTGATGCGGTGCTGATCGAGCTGGGCGGCGTCCCGATGGCGGGCAACCCCGAGACGGGGGCCCTCGTGGGCCTCACCGAGGAGGGGGCGGCCCTGTGCCGGGAGCTCTCCGAGCGGGACGTCTCCCCTGCCGAGATCGCGCCGGGATGCCGCGAGCTCGTCGACGCCCTCGGGCGGAACGGCCTTCTCGAGGGCACGCCCGGGCAACGGCGGGGCCTCGACTCCGCCTACCTCCACGTCACGCAGCGCTGCAACCTCGCCTGCCGACACTGCTACTCCGAGGGGGACGACCGCAACCGCGCCGCCGACCCCTCCCTCGCGCAGCTCCGACGGGCGGTCGCCCTGCTCGCCTCGCTCGGCTGCGCACGGCTCGTCATCTCGGGCGGGGAGCCGTTCCTGAGGGGCGACCTCGCCGACGTGGCCTCCTTCGCCCGGGACCGCGGCGTCGGGGAGGTCGTCGTCCTCACCAACGGCCTGCTCGTCGACGAGAAGGGAATCGATCCGCTCGTGGGGCTGGTGTCCTGCGTCGCCGTCGCCTTTGACGGCGCCTCAGCCGACGCCCCCGCCCCCTTGAGGGGCACCCAGAGATTCGGGCGGCTCGTGCGCGCCGTGGAGACGATTCGCGACGCCGGCATCGAGGCCCGCATCCTGCCGACGCTCCACGCGGGCAACCTCGACGAGGTGCCCCGCTACCGCAGGCTCGCCGACGAGCTGGGGGCCTCCCTGAGCTTCAGCCTGCTCACCGCGCCCGCCGACGAGCTGGGCGACCTGCGCCTCTCGGACGAGCAGCTTCACGAGCTGGGAAGACGTCCCCCGTCCGACGGGGCGCCCTGCGGGCTCGCGGGCCTCTCAGCGCGCCGTTCCTGCGGAGCGGGCACGAGGACCCTCAGCGTCGCCGCCGACGGGACGATCTACCCCTGTCACATGCTGCACGACCGCTCGCTCGCCCTGGGCAGCGCCTTCTCCGACCCGCCGCGGGCACCCGTCCCGCCCGAGCCGCGCGTCGACGACGTCGACGGCTGCGCGGGATGCCGCGTGCGCTACCTCTGCGGGGGCGGGTGTCGTGCGCGGGCCCTCATGGCGACCGGCAGCCTCTTCGGTCGAGACCCGTACTGCGAGCTCTCCCGCTCGCACTACGAGGAGCTCGGCGAGCAGCTTGCAAGGCGATTCGGAACGAGGGGAGGTGATGGACATGCTGTTTGA